In Afipia sp. GAS231, a single window of DNA contains:
- a CDS encoding ATP-binding protein: MSTLDTGLTLIRNASQRVSAANGWMGNAFKSWMPTGLYARALLIMIVPMVILQTVVAFVFMERHWNTVTRRLSAAVVQDIASLIDVYKSYPQDKDRAQLKRIGQRLQLVVDFLPGGDMPPPGPKPFFSLLDQTLSVQLGRQIGRPFWIDTVGNSNLVEIRIQLDDSVMRVFAQRSAAYASNSEIFIFWMLGTSSILLIVAVLFLRNQIKPILRLADAAESFGKGREAPNFRPRGAREVRRAAQAFLEMKARIERTIEQRTAMLAGVSHDLRTILTRFKLELALIGDSPEVDGMRKDVDEMSAMLEAYLSFARGDSGEIAQPTDMTMALEELRSDAERNGHATTVTFHGLPVVIVKPASFKRCLANLVSNAARHAKTISITGHRDHRYLTVTVDDDGPGIPVNMREEVFKPFLRLDDARNQDEGGTGLGLAIARDIARSHGGDITLGDSPMGGLRAAVRVPV, translated from the coding sequence ATGAGCACGCTCGACACCGGCCTGACCCTGATCCGCAACGCGTCGCAGCGCGTGTCCGCGGCCAATGGCTGGATGGGCAACGCGTTCAAGAGCTGGATGCCGACCGGCCTCTACGCCCGCGCGCTCCTGATCATGATCGTGCCGATGGTGATCCTGCAGACCGTGGTCGCCTTCGTGTTCATGGAGCGGCACTGGAATACGGTGACGCGGCGGTTGTCGGCCGCGGTGGTGCAGGACATCGCCAGCCTGATCGACGTCTACAAATCCTACCCGCAGGACAAGGATCGCGCGCAACTGAAGCGGATCGGGCAGCGGCTGCAACTGGTGGTCGACTTTCTGCCCGGCGGCGACATGCCGCCGCCCGGCCCGAAACCGTTCTTCTCGCTGCTCGACCAGACGCTGTCGGTGCAGCTCGGCCGCCAGATCGGCCGACCGTTCTGGATCGATACCGTCGGCAATTCCAACCTGGTTGAAATCCGCATCCAGCTCGACGATTCCGTGATGCGCGTATTCGCCCAGCGCAGCGCCGCCTACGCCTCCAATTCGGAGATCTTCATCTTCTGGATGCTCGGGACCTCCTCGATCCTGCTGATCGTCGCGGTGCTGTTCCTGCGCAACCAGATCAAGCCGATCCTGCGGCTGGCGGACGCCGCCGAAAGCTTCGGCAAGGGCCGCGAGGCGCCGAACTTCCGTCCCCGCGGCGCGCGCGAAGTGCGGCGCGCCGCGCAGGCGTTCCTGGAAATGAAGGCGCGCATCGAGCGCACGATCGAACAGCGCACCGCGATGCTGGCCGGGGTGTCGCACGATTTGCGCACCATCCTGACCCGCTTCAAGCTCGAACTGGCGCTGATCGGCGACAGCCCCGAAGTCGACGGCATGCGCAAGGATGTCGACGAGATGTCGGCGATGCTGGAGGCCTATCTCTCGTTTGCGCGCGGCGACTCCGGCGAGATCGCCCAGCCCACCGACATGACGATGGCGCTGGAGGAATTGCGCAGCGACGCCGAGCGCAACGGCCATGCCACCACAGTGACGTTCCACGGCCTGCCGGTCGTGATCGTCAAGCCGGCCTCGTTCAAGCGCTGCCTCGCCAACCTCGTCTCCAACGCCGCGCGGCACGCCAAGACCATTTCGATCACCGGCCACCGCGATCACCGCTATCTGACCGTCACCGTCGACGACGATGGGCCTGGCATTCCCGTCAACATGCGCGAGGAAGTGTTCAAGCCGTTCCTGCGGCTCGACGACGCCCGCAACCAGGACGAAGGCGGGACAGGTTTGGGTCTCGCCATCGCCCGCGACATCGCCCGTTCGCACGGCGGCGACATCACACTCGGCGACAGCCCGATGGGCGGATTGCGGGCGGCGGTCAGGGTGCCGGTGTAG
- a CDS encoding response regulator: protein MQAATIASATARAPLKPADDAPHLLLVDDDRRIRDLLSRFLSGEGYRVTTAASAGDARAKLLGLHFDLLILDVMMPGETGFDLARFIRTSSSVPIIMLTARHEAEARIEGLQIGADDYVAKPFEPRELVLRIGNILKRTAPPPVETLEQIAFGPYVYHLERGELRQGEEIIHLTDREREMLRILAVSPGETVPRAALTGGGTVNERAVDVQINRLRRKIEKDPANPLFLQAVRGIGYRLVASP, encoded by the coding sequence GTGCAAGCAGCAACCATCGCCTCAGCCACCGCGCGCGCGCCGCTGAAGCCGGCCGACGACGCCCCGCATCTTTTGCTGGTCGACGACGACCGCCGCATCCGCGATCTGCTGTCGCGCTTTCTGTCCGGCGAGGGCTATCGCGTCACCACGGCGGCGAGCGCCGGCGATGCGCGCGCCAAGCTGCTCGGCCTTCACTTTGATCTGTTGATCCTCGACGTCATGATGCCCGGCGAAACCGGTTTCGATCTGGCGCGCTTCATTCGCACCTCCTCCTCGGTGCCGATCATCATGCTGACGGCGCGCCACGAAGCCGAAGCCCGGATCGAGGGCCTTCAAATTGGCGCCGACGATTACGTCGCAAAACCGTTCGAGCCGCGCGAGCTGGTGTTACGGATCGGCAATATTCTCAAGCGCACCGCGCCGCCGCCGGTGGAAACGCTGGAGCAGATCGCCTTCGGGCCCTACGTCTATCATCTGGAGCGCGGCGAATTGCGCCAGGGCGAGGAGATCATTCACCTGACCGACCGCGAGCGCGAAATGCTGCGCATTCTCGCCGTCAGCCCCGGCGAGACCGTGCCGCGCGCGGCGCTGACCGGCGGCGGCACCGTCAACGAGCGCGCGGTCGACGTGCAGATCAACCGTCTGCGGCGCAAGATCGAAAAGGATCCCGCCAATCCTCTGTTCCTGCAAGCGGTGCGCGGCATCGGCTATCGCCTGGTGGCGTCGCCGTAA
- a CDS encoding MarR family winged helix-turn-helix transcriptional regulator — protein MTDINFSRPSGEPDSKGTEGVSPTPRTGELRWDIIELLFFAYRDFVGDADHELEAFGFGRAHHRVMHFVHRYPGLKVADLLDVLRITKQSLGRVLKQLLDEGYIIQKTGNNDRRQRLLYATPKGEALVAKLAGLQTDRITRALGAVDPSGIAAISQFLRAMIDRDDPDKVLEAIFGTGKKS, from the coding sequence ATGACTGACATAAATTTCTCAAGGCCATCCGGCGAGCCCGATTCGAAGGGCACCGAGGGCGTGTCCCCCACCCCACGGACGGGCGAATTGCGCTGGGACATCATCGAATTGTTGTTCTTTGCCTATCGCGACTTCGTCGGCGACGCCGACCACGAGCTCGAGGCTTTCGGCTTCGGCCGCGCCCATCACCGGGTGATGCATTTTGTCCACCGTTATCCCGGCCTCAAGGTCGCCGATCTCCTGGATGTCCTGCGCATCACCAAGCAATCGCTCGGACGTGTCCTGAAACAACTGCTGGACGAGGGCTACATCATCCAGAAGACCGGCAACAACGATCGCCGGCAGCGCCTGCTTTACGCCACACCAAAGGGCGAGGCATTGGTCGCAAAACTGGCCGGCCTGCAGACCGACCGCATCACCCGCGCGCTCGGCGCGGTCGATCCATCGGGCATCGCGGCCATCAGCCAGTTCCTGCGCGCGATGATCGATCGCGACGATCCGGATAAAGTGCTGGAAGCGATCTTCGGTACCGGCAAGAAATCTTAG
- a CDS encoding branched-chain amino acid aminotransferase, translated as MSVTFDIQPTATPTSEKDRAAKLVDPGFGRVFTDHMSIVRYNQAKGWHGARVESRANFPLDPAAAVLHYAQEIFEGLKAYKRDDGGVNLFRPDANAKRFHNSADRMAMAQVPESVFIEAVEQLVRIDRAWIPGGEGSLYLRPFMVASEIFLGVKPSAEYIFAVIASPVGSYFKGGPAPVSIWVSENYTRAAIGGTGAVKCGGNYAASLRAQAEAIDHGCDQVVFLDAVERRYVEELGGMNVFFVFDDGSLLTPPLGTILPGITRDSIIALAKDAGMRVREELYSIEQWRADAASGKLKEAFACGTAAVISPIGKVCSGSGDFQISGGVAGPIAMGMRKKLVDIQYGRTNDPHNWIKKVF; from the coding sequence ATGAGCGTGACATTCGACATCCAGCCGACGGCGACCCCGACCTCCGAGAAGGACCGCGCGGCCAAGCTGGTGGACCCCGGCTTCGGCCGGGTTTTCACCGATCACATGTCGATCGTCCGCTACAACCAGGCCAAGGGCTGGCATGGCGCGCGGGTCGAATCCCGCGCCAATTTCCCGCTCGATCCGGCGGCCGCGGTGCTGCACTATGCGCAGGAAATTTTCGAAGGCCTCAAGGCCTACAAGCGCGACGACGGCGGCGTGAACCTGTTCCGCCCCGACGCCAATGCCAAACGCTTCCACAATTCGGCCGATCGCATGGCGATGGCGCAGGTGCCGGAGTCCGTGTTCATCGAGGCGGTCGAGCAGCTCGTGCGGATCGACCGTGCCTGGATCCCTGGCGGCGAGGGCAGTCTCTATCTGCGGCCGTTCATGGTCGCGAGCGAGATCTTCCTCGGCGTCAAGCCTTCGGCGGAATACATCTTTGCCGTCATTGCCTCGCCGGTCGGCTCCTATTTCAAGGGCGGACCCGCGCCGGTGTCGATCTGGGTGTCGGAGAACTACACCCGCGCCGCGATCGGCGGCACCGGCGCCGTCAAATGCGGCGGCAACTACGCCGCCAGCCTGCGGGCGCAGGCCGAGGCGATCGATCACGGCTGCGACCAAGTCGTGTTCCTCGATGCGGTCGAGCGCCGCTATGTCGAGGAACTCGGCGGCATGAACGTGTTCTTCGTGTTCGACGACGGCTCGCTCTTGACGCCGCCGCTCGGCACCATCCTGCCCGGCATCACCCGCGATTCCATCATCGCGCTTGCCAAGGATGCCGGCATGCGCGTCCGCGAGGAGCTCTACTCGATCGAGCAGTGGCGCGCGGACGCCGCCAGCGGCAAGCTCAAGGAAGCCTTTGCCTGCGGCACCGCGGCCGTGATCTCGCCGATCGGCAAGGTCTGTTCGGGCAGTGGTGACTTCCAGATCAGCGGCGGCGTCGCCGGTCCGATCGCCATGGGCATGCGCAAGAAACTGGTCGACATCCAGTACGGCCGGACCAACGACCCGCACAACTGGATCAAGAAGGTTTTTTGA
- the hisS gene encoding histidine--tRNA ligase codes for MAEKPKKPQKLRARLPRGLEDRGPAAIAATRQMVEKIRDVYERYGFEPVETPAMEYTDALGKFLPDQDRPNEGVFSFQDDDEQWISLRYDLTAPLARYVAENFDSLPKPYRSYRVGYVYRNEKPGPGRFRQFMQFDADSVGAPTAAADAEMCMMAADTMEALGIPRGSYVVKVNNRKVLDGVLEAIGLGGEDNAGRRLTVLRAIDKLDKFSADEVRKLLGPGRWDGGEEGKGDFTKGANLSAAEADVVLAVTAKRDDWKQAIAAADTYLSKSEVGQAGVSELEEIAKLVTASGYGADRISIDPSVVRGLEYYTGPVYEVELTLETKDEKGRPVRFGSVGGGGRYDGLVSRFRGEPVPATGFSIGVSRLQAALTMLGKLDTKPAFGPVVVTVFGGEIAGYQQMVAKLRNAGIRAELYLGNPKHSLGQQMKYADRRNSPCAIIQGSDEKANGKVQIKDLILGAGLTEIKDREEYLKKQTEAQYMVDEADLVDEVRKVLARHDVKWG; via the coding sequence ATGGCTGAAAAACCCAAAAAACCGCAGAAACTACGCGCTCGGCTGCCGCGCGGGCTGGAAGATCGTGGCCCGGCCGCGATCGCGGCCACGCGCCAGATGGTCGAGAAAATCCGCGACGTCTATGAGCGCTACGGCTTCGAGCCGGTCGAGACGCCGGCGATGGAATACACCGACGCGCTCGGAAAATTCTTGCCTGACCAGGACCGGCCGAACGAGGGCGTGTTTTCGTTCCAGGACGATGACGAGCAGTGGATCTCGCTGCGCTACGACCTGACCGCGCCGCTGGCGCGCTATGTCGCCGAGAATTTCGATTCGCTCCCGAAACCCTACCGCAGCTACCGCGTCGGCTACGTCTATCGCAACGAGAAGCCCGGCCCCGGACGTTTTCGCCAGTTCATGCAGTTCGATGCCGACTCGGTAGGTGCGCCAACGGCGGCTGCCGATGCCGAGATGTGCATGATGGCCGCCGACACGATGGAAGCGCTCGGCATCCCCCGCGGCAGCTATGTCGTGAAGGTGAACAACCGCAAGGTGCTCGATGGCGTGCTGGAGGCGATTGGCCTTGGCGGCGAGGACAATGCCGGGCGTCGGCTGACCGTGCTGCGCGCGATCGACAAGCTCGACAAATTTTCCGCCGATGAAGTTCGCAAACTGCTCGGTCCCGGTCGTTGGGACGGTGGCGAAGAGGGCAAGGGCGACTTCACCAAGGGCGCGAACTTGAGCGCGGCGGAAGCCGATGTCGTTCTGGCCGTCACCGCAAAACGCGACGACTGGAAACAGGCGATTGCTGCGGCTGATACATATCTCAGCAAGAGCGAAGTCGGCCAGGCTGGCGTGAGCGAACTCGAAGAGATCGCCAAACTGGTCACCGCATCCGGCTATGGCGCGGATCGCATCAGCATCGATCCCTCCGTCGTCCGCGGTCTCGAGTATTACACCGGCCCGGTCTACGAGGTCGAACTCACGTTAGAGACCAAAGACGAAAAAGGCCGCCCCGTGCGCTTCGGTTCGGTCGGCGGCGGCGGGCGTTACGATGGCCTGGTCTCGCGCTTTCGCGGCGAGCCAGTGCCGGCGACGGGATTTTCGATCGGCGTGTCGCGGCTGCAGGCCGCGCTGACGATGCTCGGCAAGCTCGACACCAAGCCGGCGTTCGGGCCGGTCGTGGTCACCGTGTTCGGCGGCGAGATCGCGGGCTATCAGCAGATGGTGGCGAAGCTGCGCAACGCCGGCATTCGCGCCGAGCTTTATCTCGGCAATCCCAAGCACAGCCTCGGCCAGCAGATGAAATATGCCGACCGGCGCAACAGCCCTTGCGCGATCATTCAGGGCAGCGACGAGAAGGCCAACGGCAAGGTCCAGATCAAGGATCTGATCCTCGGGGCAGGGCTCACCGAGATCAAGGACCGCGAGGAATATCTGAAAAAGCAGACCGAGGCCCAGTACATGGTCGATGAGGCCGATCTGGTCGATGAGGTCCGAAAAGTCCTAGCCCGCCATGACGTGAAGTGGGGATAG
- a CDS encoding tautomerase family protein, producing MPEITVSMAAGRTDEQKAGMMRDITQALVKNLGVDADAVVIQINEAPLAHKMKGGKTFVERAAAAKK from the coding sequence ATGCCTGAGATTACCGTGAGCATGGCCGCCGGCCGCACCGACGAACAGAAGGCCGGCATGATGCGCGACATCACCCAGGCACTGGTCAAGAACCTCGGCGTCGATGCCGATGCGGTCGTGATCCAGATCAACGAAGCGCCGCTGGCCCACAAGATGAAGGGCGGCAAGACCTTCGTCGAGCGCGCGGCAGCCGCGAAGAAGTAG
- a CDS encoding thioesterase family protein gives MDARDVIKIGMSAERFLVVPTERTVGHFVPGMPMVYATPMMILEMELASGDAIRGHLQPGWVTVGTEVDIRHLGASLVGSTVRVTAKVFAVERRVIRFEVEAFEGERKIGDGRHARGLVNVETFTRRLQPK, from the coding sequence ATGGACGCACGCGACGTCATCAAGATCGGCATGAGCGCCGAGCGTTTTCTCGTCGTGCCGACGGAGCGCACGGTCGGGCATTTCGTGCCCGGCATGCCGATGGTCTACGCGACACCGATGATGATCCTGGAAATGGAGCTGGCGTCGGGCGATGCGATCCGCGGCCATCTGCAGCCGGGCTGGGTCACCGTTGGCACCGAGGTCGATATCCGCCATCTCGGCGCGTCGCTGGTCGGCTCGACGGTGCGGGTGACGGCCAAAGTCTTTGCGGTGGAACGCCGCGTGATCCGCTTCGAGGTCGAAGCCTTCGAGGGCGAGCGCAAGATCGGCGACGGCCGCCATGCCCGTGGGCTTGTCAATGTTGAGACTTTTACCAGGCGGTTGCAGCCGAAGTGA
- the proC gene encoding pyrroline-5-carboxylate reductase, whose translation MGGAMLSGWLAQGLDAKRVVVIEPHPSPEITALVAKGIRLNPQAKEAGEVDTLVVAVKPQSFREAGAALKAFVGPSTLVVSIMAGTTIAVLESVMFEAGSGGSVVRAMPNTPAAIGRGITVAVAAKKVSPAQRAVADALLRATGSVEWVDKESLMDAVTAVSGSGPAYVFLLAEELARAGVAAGLPAELATKLARETVAGSGELLHRSELTSTTLRQNVTSPGGTTAAALEVLMGTGGMQTLLTRAVAAATQRSKDLAK comes from the coding sequence ATGGGCGGCGCGATGCTGAGCGGGTGGCTGGCGCAGGGGCTCGACGCCAAACGCGTCGTGGTGATCGAGCCGCATCCGTCCCCTGAGATCACAGCGCTCGTCGCAAAAGGCATCCGCCTCAATCCACAGGCCAAGGAAGCCGGCGAGGTCGATACGCTGGTGGTCGCGGTGAAGCCACAATCGTTCCGCGAAGCCGGCGCTGCGTTGAAGGCTTTCGTCGGCCCGTCGACCTTGGTGGTCTCGATCATGGCGGGCACCACGATCGCCGTGCTTGAATCAGTCATGTTTGAAGCAGGCTCGGGCGGCAGCGTGGTCCGCGCCATGCCGAACACGCCGGCGGCGATCGGCCGCGGCATCACGGTCGCGGTGGCGGCGAAAAAAGTCAGCCCCGCGCAGCGCGCGGTCGCGGACGCGCTGCTGCGCGCCACCGGCTCGGTCGAATGGGTCGACAAGGAAAGCCTGATGGATGCGGTCACCGCGGTGTCCGGCTCGGGACCGGCCTACGTGTTCCTGCTCGCCGAAGAACTCGCCCGCGCCGGCGTCGCGGCCGGCCTGCCAGCAGAGCTGGCAACGAAACTGGCGCGCGAAACCGTCGCCGGCTCCGGTGAGCTGCTGCATCGCTCGGAGCTGACGTCGACCACCCTGCGCCAGAACGTCACCTCCCCTGGAGGCACCACCGCCGCCGCGCTCGAAGTCTTGATGGGTACCGGCGGCATGCAGACGCTGCTGACGCGCGCGGTCGCCGCGGCGACGCAAAGATCGAAGGATCTGGCGAAGTAG
- a CDS encoding YbjN domain-containing protein yields the protein MSLLEGTIDSRINPLAVVEDIAADNNWAFERSGEDEVTIVSKGSWTDYQLSFTWMPEIEALHLACAFDMKIPAARRGEVQRLIAAINEQLWVGHFDIWNHTGMIMHRQALVLPGGLTASAAQCEAMLVGAIHGCERYYPAFQFVVWAGKTAAEAMSAAMFDTEGEA from the coding sequence ATGTCCCTCCTCGAAGGCACTATCGATTCCCGGATCAATCCGCTCGCGGTGGTCGAGGATATCGCCGCCGATAACAACTGGGCGTTCGAGCGCTCCGGCGAAGACGAAGTCACGATCGTCTCCAAGGGAAGCTGGACCGACTACCAGCTCTCCTTCACCTGGATGCCCGAGATCGAAGCGCTGCATCTGGCCTGCGCCTTCGACATGAAGATTCCCGCCGCACGGCGCGGCGAGGTGCAGCGGCTGATCGCCGCGATCAACGAGCAACTATGGGTCGGCCATTTCGACATCTGGAACCACACCGGCATGATCATGCACCGGCAGGCGCTGGTGCTGCCGGGCGGGCTGACCGCCTCGGCCGCGCAATGCGAGGCCATGCTGGTCGGCGCCATCCATGGCTGCGAGCGCTATTACCCCGCGTTCCAGTTCGTGGTCTGGGCCGGCAAGACCGCCGCGGAAGCGATGAGCGCGGCGATGTTCGATACCGAGGGCGAGGCGTAA
- a CDS encoding tripartite tricarboxylate transporter substrate binding protein, whose translation MKLLRRNFLKLAATAAITPALPRLAFALDYPTRPTRIIAGFAAGGGVDITARLIGQWLADHLGQPFVVENRTGAGGNIGTEAVVNSAADGYTLLLATVPNAVNASLYDNLKFNFVRDIAPVAAVIRVPMVVLVHPSVPAQTIPEFIAYAKANPGKINMASAGSGSAPHMAGELFKMMTGVDMVHVPYRGQGPAMTDLLGGQVQILFAAAPGTAEYVRTNKLRALAVTTAARMPDLPEVPSVGDFVAGYEASQWYGFAAPKNTPAEIVDKLNKEINVAMADPGMKAKLAAIGGETMPGSPAEFGKLIADETEKWGKVVRTAGIKPE comes from the coding sequence ATGAAACTTCTCCGCCGCAATTTCCTTAAACTCGCAGCAACCGCCGCCATCACGCCGGCCCTGCCGCGGCTTGCCTTTGCGCTCGATTATCCGACCCGGCCGACGCGCATCATCGCCGGCTTTGCCGCAGGCGGCGGCGTCGACATCACCGCGCGCCTGATCGGCCAGTGGCTCGCCGACCATCTCGGCCAGCCCTTCGTGGTGGAAAACCGGACCGGCGCCGGCGGCAACATCGGAACCGAAGCGGTCGTCAATTCGGCCGCCGACGGCTACACGCTGCTGCTCGCCACGGTGCCGAACGCGGTCAACGCCTCGCTCTACGACAATCTCAAATTCAATTTCGTGCGCGACATCGCACCCGTCGCGGCCGTCATCCGCGTGCCCATGGTGGTGCTGGTGCACCCCTCGGTGCCGGCGCAGACGATTCCGGAATTCATCGCCTACGCGAAAGCCAATCCGGGCAAGATCAACATGGCCTCGGCCGGCAGCGGCAGCGCGCCGCATATGGCCGGCGAGCTGTTCAAGATGATGACCGGCGTCGACATGGTGCACGTGCCCTATCGCGGCCAGGGCCCGGCGATGACGGACCTGCTCGGCGGCCAGGTGCAGATCCTGTTTGCGGCAGCCCCCGGAACCGCCGAATACGTCAGAACAAACAAGCTGCGCGCGCTCGCGGTGACGACAGCCGCGCGTATGCCCGACCTGCCGGAGGTGCCAAGCGTCGGCGATTTCGTGGCGGGCTATGAAGCCAGCCAGTGGTACGGCTTCGCCGCACCGAAAAACACGCCGGCCGAGATCGTCGACAAGCTCAACAAGGAAATCAATGTCGCGATGGCCGATCCCGGCATGAAGGCCAAGCTCGCCGCGATCGGCGGCGAGACCATGCCGGGCTCGCCGGCCGAGTTCGGCAAGTTGATCGCGGACGAAACCGAGAAGTGGGGCAAGGTGGTCCGCACCGCCGGCATCAAGCCGGAATAG
- a CDS encoding 6,7-dimethyl-8-ribityllumazine synthase, which translates to MNQMLQEPEVKSQTETSEIGHPPDTPVRPLAPSHPRFVKPQRVAFVQASWHRDVVEECRIAFLEEIEARHISRAQVDLFEVPGSFEIPLHAQLLAKTRRYTAIVAAGLVVDGGIYRHEFVADTVIKALMDVQLKTEVPVFSAVLTPQQFHESAVHHDFFRKHFVIKGIEVAEACANTLHSLERLKGQVAAGIV; encoded by the coding sequence ATGAATCAGATGTTGCAAGAGCCTGAAGTCAAATCCCAAACCGAAACTTCTGAAATCGGCCACCCGCCGGATACGCCGGTGCGTCCGCTGGCGCCCAGCCATCCGCGTTTCGTCAAGCCGCAGCGGGTCGCCTTCGTGCAGGCGTCCTGGCACCGCGACGTGGTCGAGGAATGCCGCATCGCCTTCCTCGAGGAGATCGAGGCGCGCCATATCTCGCGCGCACAGGTCGATCTGTTCGAGGTGCCCGGCTCGTTCGAAATCCCGCTGCATGCGCAACTGCTCGCCAAGACCCGGCGCTACACCGCGATCGTCGCGGCCGGCCTGGTGGTCGACGGCGGGATCTATCGCCACGAATTCGTCGCCGACACCGTGATCAAGGCGCTGATGGATGTGCAGTTGAAGACCGAAGTGCCGGTGTTCTCGGCGGTGCTGACGCCGCAGCAGTTCCACGAGAGCGCAGTGCATCACGACTTCTTCCGCAAACATTTCGTCATCAAGGGCATCGAAGTCGCGGAAGCCTGCGCCAACACGCTGCACAGCCTGGAGCGGCTGAAGGGCCAGGTCGCGGCGGGGATAGTGTAA
- a CDS encoding MHYT domain-containing protein, translating into MFEGHDPYLVALSVAIAILGGYTGFGLTARIRGTPDASHRLLLAGAAFFLAIGIWTMHFVGMLAAPLPPGTVYLVLPTIVSFLICALVVGISLFFVSVGDPPVSRVVSSAVLLGVGIASMHYVGMHGLSGDFAMTHDTAMVVLSVVIAIAAAYGGLRAFLARQGGVQLALSAVAFGVAVSGMHYTAMDGMHLVPPSEGMHHHIEGLAASSQMLSLVVALLCFVIAAGFLLSLVPDPRNKVAMTAAATPQAVGLVAEIPPTDANAVPTSPRLRPTPLGGIGQPPRAAPAPRLPVEGADGTHFIDSADVRSVRADAHYTKVHDGTRERMCPWSISEAEAQLDPGLFVRVHRSHIVAIPHVTLVRKEGDGAIVELDGPSPHRVPVSRAKIAEVKARLGLARRHA; encoded by the coding sequence ATGTTCGAAGGACACGATCCCTATCTCGTCGCGCTCTCGGTGGCGATCGCGATTCTGGGTGGTTACACCGGCTTCGGCCTCACCGCGCGCATCCGCGGGACGCCGGACGCCAGTCATCGCCTGCTGTTGGCCGGCGCCGCGTTCTTTCTCGCCATCGGCATCTGGACCATGCACTTCGTCGGCATGCTAGCAGCGCCCTTGCCGCCGGGCACCGTCTATCTGGTGCTGCCGACCATCGTCTCGTTCCTGATCTGCGCGCTCGTCGTCGGCATTTCCCTGTTCTTTGTCAGCGTCGGTGATCCCCCGGTTTCCCGCGTCGTGTCCTCGGCGGTGTTGCTCGGGGTCGGGATCGCCAGCATGCACTATGTCGGCATGCACGGATTATCCGGCGATTTCGCCATGACGCACGACACCGCCATGGTGGTGCTGTCGGTGGTGATCGCGATTGCCGCCGCCTATGGCGGCCTGCGCGCGTTCCTTGCGCGGCAGGGTGGTGTGCAACTGGCGCTGAGCGCGGTTGCGTTCGGCGTCGCGGTGTCCGGCATGCACTACACGGCAATGGACGGCATGCATCTGGTTCCGCCATCGGAAGGGATGCACCACCATATCGAGGGATTGGCGGCATCGTCGCAGATGCTGTCGCTGGTGGTGGCGCTGCTCTGTTTCGTCATTGCCGCCGGCTTTCTGCTGTCGCTGGTGCCGGATCCGCGCAACAAGGTTGCGATGACGGCCGCCGCAACGCCGCAGGCGGTCGGTCTTGTCGCGGAAATCCCGCCGACGGATGCCAATGCTGTTCCCACCAGTCCGCGACTGCGGCCGACGCCGCTCGGCGGCATCGGCCAGCCGCCGCGCGCGGCGCCGGCGCCACGGCTGCCGGTCGAAGGCGCCGACGGCACCCATTTCATCGACTCTGCCGATGTCCGCAGCGTGCGAGCCGACGCTCATTACACCAAGGTGCATGACGGCACCCGGGAGCGGATGTGCCCGTGGTCGATCTCGGAGGCCGAAGCCCAACTCGACCCCGGCCTGTTCGTCCGGGTGCACCGCAGCCACATCGTCGCGATCCCGCATGTCACGCTGGTGCGCAAGGAAGGCGACGGCGCGATCGTGGAACTCGACGGCCCGTCGCCGCACCGGGTCCCGGTCAGCCGCGCCAAGATCGCCGAGGTCAAGGCAAGGCTGGGTTTGGCCCGGCGGCACGCGTAA